A part of Leishmania braziliensis MHOM/BR/75/M2904 complete genome, chromosome 30 genomic DNA contains:
- a CDS encoding putative CPSF-domain protein, whose protein sequence is MYVVSTSRPSTAAFGAAVGRFCGGGTTYVALNRGTLLSVYACRQSNSGIDHVQDFHMHCTLKYVRAVLVVEGTAPQKPSRHLLFLCTYKQEILLAALETSPDLSGGAPPLRMTTLFQSEPTDCLYQYDPSEVELCSCSSAVSGAGAQPPFVAFALTRGELFLFDVFAALARDAVKRKQNGHLARLFSPELVAHVARRAKADIFSHCYMDCTEYDVKDISFGSPSPCLKGQTHGAAQRPSAMGARGDSASASISLYVLYGDPYGKVHIAEYEVAFSAVTEMEVAGDRKGLGSSIRQPLTPPPSSVEFALLGRRVRRCGLLQPNVDPTAAHIVASRHGLFVVGNHLVTLIHQVRPRKGVYSREIPSRQAILDVSCASVSADASELVIGFRDGILARVTVISRGMSGEDPVLEFRFLPHPTPTTPTEIVTLQGDLCLLCSRFDSSFTVRLDEASCEEVLHNCGPVLDMSTHQSGAQCSVVAATGIHRGGGVSVLRSAVMLREQASIPLRCHPQRVLCGGGLMCITMTAAANRFFLVSARALTLEELGPHVFPAIVSHHLLVELGLGAAAGTLVLISVRGIAWLRLLGSRCEVVSKLPRQAEDPDILFAAVRHGLTAVCDGTIVTVYRGQEVVCTVPSLAGVAVSAVSLVSSALLVVGQWNGVVALYEVGCRHAEVVGRLLLDAVPRSIASALPQLSPLPVVGESALPTIYIGTHHGFLVETTIAQLRDGEARRSVFVAPHPLELLELGGPHAGLLCLGNVPLVVLCGAGGGVQLTGLHVMGVSAAATVEADLQCYAFYSKQDGRLHIGSLEALEKTSRTFLPLGETVTQLHETAAWGGYAVAVRKVEGDEVLFLPSSVIQSPWTADLGLWRTAAVPLLENERCVFLQTVRLDGSEGGGPAERCGEQIDVPAITSAGVSEEDWQHLLLVGSSFTFPDEQRARSGRVMWFALHEERQGQRLRLIASKDIGGALQCCAEVPYYKGRIALGVNGCVCLYKWNTEDQTFVAEERCRVGLTVTRLIPLYNTALAASVLVALDVRHSAFFIEVDLLQGSLKVLCREGNLRGVMDGYVGSDAENLCLFDDNLNFTALKVVPLPVEPGDGDAAAAASGTPQCRFEVRAQYHVGDLVTCVRPGSFAATSLMKAPTPSSSVPSPLLLPGIAGPQLVFATAHGGFGVVTPLHAATYLVLRALEASLERTLPPLGGLSHQAFREVLRAGQERGVSYLASKVGCALTRERLRRYESLNTVDGDMVEQFLWLSLHEKRHVCRVTTDVFLHAFAQCVNDSGIFVAPPANQEQCRQSAPGTTMQSFSQYPKDTIAQAKLFLEKGSLPLPPFAVEALEQLVVNLQRVH, encoded by the coding sequence ATGTACGTTGTGTCGACATCGCGCCCGTCCACGGCGGCgtttggcgctgctgttggaCGCTTCTGTGGCGGCGGGACGACCTACGTTGCGCTGAATCGTGGCACGCTGCTCTCCGTCTACGCCTGCCGCCAGAGCAACTCTGGGATTGACCACGTCCAAGACTTTCACATGCATTGCACATTGAAATATGTGCGTGCCGTGCTTGTCGTAGAGGGTACTGCACCGCAGAAACCCTCAcgtcacctcctcttcctttgcACCTACAAACAGGAGATTCTCCTCGCAGCCCTCGAGACGTCCCCGGACCTGagcggcggtgcaccaccgctgcggatGACAACGCTGTTCCAAAGCGAGCCCACGGACTGCTTGTACCAGTACGACCCCAGCGAGGTTgagctgtgcagctgctcgagcgCGGTCAGTGGGGCAGGCGCACAGCCCCCGTTTGTCGCTTTTGCCCTGACTCGTGGGGAGCTCTTCCTCTTTGACGTCTTTGCAGCCCTCGCCCGCGACGCGGTCAAGCGCAAGCAAAATGGGCATCTGGCGCGCCTGTTTTCGCCGGAGCTGGTGGCCCACGTCGCTCGCCGTGCGAAAGCGGATATCTTCTCCCACTGCTACATGGACTGCACAGAGTACGATGTGAAGGACATCTCGTTCGGGTCCCCGTCACCATGTCTGAAGGGGCAGACCCACGGAGCCGCACAGCGGCCCAGCGCGATGGGTGCGAGGGGCGACAGTGCATCCGCGTCCATCTCGCTGTACGTGCTCTACGGAGACCCGTACGGCAAGGTGCACATAGCGGAGTATGAAGTTGCCTTCTCGGCTGTCACAgagatggaggtggcggGCGACAGGAAGGGCTTGGGCAGCTCGATCCGTCAGCCGCTTACTCCCCCGCCTTCTTCTGTCGAGTTTGCTTTGCTTGGTCGGCGAGTGCGTCGTTGCGGATTGTTGCAGCCGAACGTCGATCCTACGGCAGCGCACATTGTCGCCAGTCGCCACGGGCTCTTCGTTGTGGGTAATCACCTTGTCACCCTTATCCACCAAGTGCGGCCGCGCAAAGGCGTCTATTCGCGCGAGATCCCGTCGCGGCAGGCAATCCTCGACGTGAGCTGCGCGTCAGTGTCCGCTGACGCGTCCGAGTTGGTAATTGGGTTCCGTGACGGTATCCTCGCCCGAGTTACGGTCATCTCCAGGGGCATGAGCGGTGAAGATCCTGTGTTGGAATTTCGCTTTCTGCCTCATCCTACGCCGACGACTCCGACGGAGATCGTCACGCTGCAGGGAGACCTTTGCTTACTCTGCTCCCGATTCGACAGCAGTTTCACGGTGCGGCTTGATGAGGCGTCGTGCGAGGAAGTGCTGCACAACTGCGGGCCAGTGCTCGATATGTCCACGCACCAAAGCGGCGCCCAATGTAGCGTCGTGGCGGCCACCGGCATTCACCGCGGAGGCGGCGTCAGCGTGCTGCGAAGCGCTGTAATGCTTCGGGAGCAAGCAAGCATTCCTCTTCGTTGCCACCCGCAGCGTGTCCTTTGCGGCGGAGGGCTAATGTGCATCACgatgacagcagcagcaaaccgTTTCTTCCTTGTCTCGGCGCGCGCACTCACACTGGAAGAGCTTGGACCTCACGTGTTCCCGGCGATCGTCTCGCACCATCTCCTCGTCGAGCTCGGACTTGGTGCGGCGGCCGGCACGTTGGTGCTCATTTCCGTCCGTGGCATTGCCTGGTTGCGATTGTTGGGGTCTCGATGCGAAGTGGTGTCGAAGCTACCCCGCCAAGCGGAAGACCCAGACATCCTTTTTGCGGCGGTTCGGCACGGCTTGACAGCCGTGTGCGACGGGACCATCGTGACCGTGTATCGTGGACAGGAAGTGGTGTGTACGGTTCCGTCACTTGCCGGCGTCGCCGTTTCAGCGGTGTCGCTCGTGAGCTCTGCACTGCTGGTGGTTGGCCAGTGGAACGGCGTTGTCGCCTTGTACGAAGTAGGATGCCGTCACGCAGAGGTGGTCGGGCGACTTTTACTAGACGCCGTGCCCCGCTCTATCGCGTCGGCGTTACCGCAGCTGTCGCCGTTGCCAGTGGTGGGCGAGAGTGCGTTGCCGACCATCTACATCGGTACCCACCACGGTTTTCTGGTCGAGACCACGATTGCACAGCTGCGTGATGGTGAGGCCCGCCGCTCAGTGTTTGTTGCCCCGCACCCGCTCGAGCTCCTGGAGCTTGGAGGACCGCATGCGGGGCTGCTGTGCCTCGGCAACGTCCCGCTCGTTGTGTTGtgtggcgctggtggcggtgtaCAGCTGACTGGGCTACACGTGATGGGCGtgtccgccgccgcaacagTGGAGGCAGATTTGCAGTGCTACGCCTTTTACTCCAAGCAAGACGGCCGTCTTCACATCGGCTCTCTGGAGGCGCTCGAGAAGACGTCGCGAACGTTTTTGCCACTAGGCGAAACCGTCACGCAGCTGCATGAAACCGCCGCCTGGGGTGGCTACGCGGTGGCTGTGCGCAAGGTGGAGGGGGATGAAGTTCTTTTTCTTCCGTCGAGTGTCATACAGTCCCCGTGGACCGCTGACCTAGGCTTGTGGCGGACGGCCGCTGTACCGCTCCTCGAGAACGAGCGCTGCGTCTTTCTCCAGACGGTGCGACTGGATGGCTCAGAGGGTGGCGGGCCTGCAGAGAGGTGTGGTGAGCAAATCGACGTGCCGGCGATCACTAGTGCTGGtgtgagcgaggaggactgGCAGCACCTGCTTCTCGTCGGCTCCTCCTTCACATTTCCAGatgagcagcgcgcgcgctctgGAAGGGTTATGTGGTTTGCTCTGCATGAGGAGCGCCAAGGCCAACGGCTGCGCCTCATCGCCAGCAAGGACATTGGCGGTGCGTTGCAGTGCTGCGCGGAGGTGCCGTACTATAAGGGCCGTATCGCGCTTGGCGTGAACGGCTGTGTTTGTTTGTACAAGTGGAACACGGAGGATCAAACCTTTGTGGCTGAGGAGCGCTGCCGTGTCGGACTCACGGTGACGAGGCTGATTCCGCTCTACAACACAGCCCTGGCCGCCTCGGTGCTCGTCGCGCTGGACGTGCGGCACAGCGCTTTCTTCATAGAAGTGGATCTGCTGCAGGGAAGCCTCAAGGTGCTTTGCCGCGAGGGAAACCTGCGCGGCGTGATGGACGGCTACGTCGGCTCTGACGCCGAGAATCTGTGCCTCTTTGACGATAACCTCAACTTTACGGCGTTGAAAGTGGTACCTTTGCCTGTTGAGCCAGGAgacggcgatgctgctgcggcggccagcGGGACGCCGCAGTGTCGCTTTGAAGTGCGAGCACAATACCACGTGGGCGACCTAGTGACGTGCGTGCGGCCAGGCAGCTTTGCCGCCACGTCGCTGATGAAGGCACCGACGCCATCCTCCTCGGTGCCGAGCCCACTGCTTTTGCCAGGCATCGCCGGCCCGCAGTTGGTGTTTGCTACTGCGCACGGTGGCTTTGGTGTGGTAACGCCACTGCACGCGGCCACATACCTTGTCCTGCGGGCGCTAGAGGCGTCACTGGAGCGCACGTTGCCCCCGCTGGGGGGTCTCTCGCACCAGGCCTTCCGGGAGGTCTTGCGCGCTGGCCAGGAGCGAGGGGTAAGCTACCTTGCGTCCAAGGTGGGGTGCGCGCTGACGCGGGAGCGCCTGCGTCGGTATGAGTCGCTCAACACCGTGGATGGTGACATGGTAGAGCAGTTTCTGTGGCTCTCGCTGCACGAGAAGCGACACGTATGCCGGGTCACCACGGATGTGTTTCTCCATGCCTTCGCCCAGTGCGTTAATGATTCCGGAATTTTTGTTGCACCGCCAGCGAATCAGGAGCAATGCAGACAGAGCGCGCCCGGTACCACCATGCAATCCTTTTCGCAGTACCCTAAGGACACCATTGCCCAGGCCAAGCTCTTCTTGGAAAAGGGCAGCCTTCCGCTTCCCCCGTTTGCGGTCGAGGCGCTAGAGCAGCTCGTTGTGAACCTCCAGCGGGTGCACTAG
- the LIP2 gene encoding putative 60S acidic ribosomal protein P2, producing the protein MQYLAAYALVALSGKTPCKADVQAVLKAAGVAIELSRVDALFQELEGKSFDELMTEGRSKLVGSGSAAPAAAASTAGAAVAAAADAKKEASEEEADDDMGFGLFD; encoded by the coding sequence ATGCAGTACCTTGCCGCGTACGCCCTCGTGGCGCTCTCTGGCAAGACGCCGTGCAAGGCCGACGTTCAGGCTGTCCTGAAGGCCGCCGGTGTTGCCATTGAGTTGTCCCGCGTGGATGCGCTCTTCCAGGAGCTGGAGGGCAAGAGCTTCGATGAGCTGATGACTGAGGGTCGCTCGAAGCTGGTGGGGTCTGGCTCTGCCGCtccggctgccgctgcctccactgccggcgccgccgtcgccgcggctgccgatGCGAAGAAGGAGgcgtcggaggaggaggccgacgATGACATGGGCTTTGGTCTGTTCGACTAA
- a CDS encoding putative ribosomal P protein AGP2beta-1, whose protein sequence is MALQENKDSYNIKALSLSEFVLQCSDCHRLCLEKTARVLENRSRAPRGWEGLFSSVAEQRRFEDLDLCESRCHNVQAVCPSHDKVQEYEQALAAASLKPKNITPPNPSLLQAASRCQHAVEVFSNVLFALAHKPSKVSFPIKDPAKGEGKGSEPHDGAPTETHRKVLAGATNMNSEILRRGRAGHQDQLIPREEDIASSTDSDWVTHTPTTAPGLSGTTPKW, encoded by the coding sequence ATGGCTCTTCAAGAGAACAAAGACTCCTACAATATTAAAGCGCTCTCCTTGTCGGAGTTTGTGCTGCAGTGTTCTGATTGTCACCGTCTTTGCCTCGAAAAGACCGCCCGCGTTTTGGAGAATAGAAGTCGCGCCCCACGGGGGTGGGAGGGCCTCTTCAGCTCCGTCGCCGAGCAGCGACGGTTCGAGGACTTGGACCTCTGTGAGTCAAGGTGCCATAACGTGCAGGCTGTGTGCCCGTCACACGACAAGGTCCAAGAGTACGAGCAGGCgctcgcagcggcgtcgctcaAGCCGAAGAACATTACGCCGCCAAACCCGTCGCTGCTACAGGCGGCTTCGAGGTGCCAGCACGCGGTCGAAGTCTTCTCAAACGTCTTGTTTGCCTTGGCGCATAAGCCCAGCAAGGTTTCCTTCCCAATAAAGGATCCGGCAAAGGGGGAAGGCAAGGGCAGCGAACCCCACGATGGAGCGCCaacagagacgcacaggAAGGTGCTTGCAGGGGCTACGAACATGAACAGCGAGATCCTTCGCCGCGGAAGAGCGGGTCATCAGGACCAGTTGATCCCCAGGGAAGAGGACATTGCCTCTTCGACGGACTCCGACTGGGTGACTCACACACCGACAACTGCACCTGGGTTGAGTGGCACGACGCCAAAGTGGTGA
- a CDS encoding TATE DNA transposons: MVDQMSGFIQVLTERPALVKQWPLHLKRNTPLDMDTVLAMPTKRASTKRFLQRIQCFLDPSFYDGLRTSRTIKKCALTAAEIQQAVEMGKFEPCPISDIGAQVQLPEGMHGVNVFTVPELKGRRRLITEPLLNRVIPKHHVPRVHYDTRLGRRQRLRYARYMLQIDFEAYYDAIPIAATLRNKFVFRARHDGRYYRLRTLPTGARWSVAVGQAVTWTIVDIDTPVTITTLIDNILVAAREGQEREFVLAVRTVVARIKAANLMTSPNRDELEAMSDEKILQLASANTVFLGEEYTWNGRERLIRNSVKTVAKLKLALQKTSHTIRSLASLISLIFFALHTTQMNPARAFKLLRAYRGIYRLTFRGYDWDDAVPYIDSSVARSLQEIGGALVQNPWWKISDERHPTTDEATYDAVAFTDASLEGWGAVLHLRDAGATEMWTYRQRWTEDLERQLGGDDGEAERVLEKLRQYQLRRRVRSGGRFEDPDLQADRFQARYSAHAEPRAAQLMLRHLVEHHRVPNGARIALATDHRAIVIAQKHLNGFGGIGRGYALNKLFEYTYDLWYNRGIDVVFFYVEGARNPADAYSRHFGVDATGSLEVHRVEPFGVPFLRHMWCPLCEERRREEGGEI, translated from the coding sequence atggtggaccagatgtccggtttcatccaagtgctgacggagcgaccggcactcgtgaagcagtggccgctgcacctgaaacggaacacaccactggacatggataccgtgctggcgatgccgacaaaacgcgcctcaacgaagcggtttctccagcgaatccagtgctttctggatccctccttctacgatGGGTTGAGGACCTCACGAACCATCAAAAAGTGTGCGCTCACGGCTGCGGAAATCCAACAGGcggtcgagatgggcaagttcGAACCGTGCCcgatcagcgacatcggcgcccaggtgcaattgccagagggcatgcacggcgtgaacgtcttcacggtgccggagctgaaaggacgacgacgcctcatcacggagcccctgctgaaccgcgtgatccccaaacatcacgtcccgcgcgtccactacgacacgcgcctcggaagacgacagcggctgcgatacgcccgttacatgctacagatcgacttcgaagcttattacgacgctatcccgatcgcggcgacactccgtaacaagttcgtttttcgagccaggcatgacgggcgatactaccgccttcgtactctcccgaccggcgcgcgatggagcgttgccgtcggccaggcggtgacgtggacgattgtggacatcgacacgcccgtcaccatcaccacgctcatcgacaacattctcgtggccgcacgcgaaggtcaggagcgtgagtttgtgctcgcggtgcgcacggtcgtcgcacgcatcaaggcggcgaacctgatgacgtcacccaaccgggacgagctggaggcgatgtcggacgagaaaatcctgcagctggcgagtgccaacacCGTTTTTCTCGGTGAAGAATACACATGGAATGGCCGTGAGCGGCTGAtccgcaactcggtgaagacggtggcgaagctgaagcttgcgctccaaaagaccagccacaccatacgcagtctggcctcgctgatctcgctgatcttcttcgcgctccacaccacgcaaatgaaccccgcacgggcattcaagctgctgagagcctaccgaggcatataccggctgacgttccgcgggtacgactgggatgacgcggtgccgtacatcgactcctccgtggcgcggtcgctgcaggagatcggcggcgcaTTGGTGCAGAATCCGTGGTGGAAAATCtcggacgagagacacccaacgacggatgaggcgacctatgacgcggtggccttcaccgacgcgtcgctggagggctggggtgctgtgcttcacctccgcgacgcgggcgccacagaaatgtggacctaccggcagcgctggaccgaggacctggaacggcaacttggcggcgacgacggtgaggcggaacgcgtcctcgaaaaactgcgccagtaccagctgcgtcgccgcgtccggTCGGGAGGCCGGTTCGAGGACCCAGACCTGCAGGCGgaccgcttccaggcgcggtactcggcacacgcggaaccacgcgcggcacaactaatgctgcgacacctggtggagcaccacagggtgcccaacggagcgcgaatcgcgcttgccacggaccaccgtgcgattgtcattgcgcagaaacacctgaacggtttcggcggcattggcagaggctaCGCCTTGAACAAACTTTTCGAGTACACCTACGACCTCTGGTACAACAGAGGGATCGACGTAGTGTTTTTCTAcgtcgagggtgcgcggaatccggcggacgcctactcgcgacacttcggggtggacgcgacagggtcgctggaggttcaccgggttgaaccgtttggcgtgccgttcctccggcacaTGTGGTGCCCGCTatgcgaagagcggcgccgcgaggagggcggcgagatatGA